The following are encoded together in the Pseudoalteromonas shioyasakiensis genome:
- the ubiB gene encoding ubiquinone biosynthesis regulatory protein kinase UbiB, which produces MSSARLYYITKTLLSYGLDELIPRKRVPWFAKLARGSLFWLRNQHKDKPAGMRLRLALQELGPVWIKFGQMLSTRRDLLPHDVALELALLQDQVEPFEGELAQQLIEKALGINDISELFSDFSQTPLASASIAQVHTATLIDEHGAPQDVVIKVIRPNIKEQIDADLMLMQKVARLVAKLLKEAKRLRPIEVVNEYKKTLLDELDLMREGANAIQLRRNFEDSDSLYIPFVYSDYSRSNVLVMERIYGIPVSDTDALLAQNTNMQLLAERGVEVFFTQVFRDSFFHADMHPGNIFVSRESPHNPKYIGIDCGIVGTLNREDKRYLAENFIAFFNRDYRQVAQLHVDSGWVPADTSIEEFEFAIRTVCEPIFNKPLAEISFGHVLVNLFNTARRFNMQVQPQLVLLQKTLLYVEGLGRQLYPQLDLWKTAKPFLEDWVKEQVGPLAVMKKMYANLPFWAEKMPELPDLIYQNLKRQQQPVQLPAPQSAKPLLLSIFAGSCLIVSGLCYLQHDLVASAITAGLAVAGFIAAWRSA; this is translated from the coding sequence CGCTTACGACTTGCTCTGCAAGAGCTTGGCCCTGTGTGGATCAAGTTTGGCCAAATGCTTTCAACACGCCGTGATTTACTCCCTCATGATGTCGCATTAGAGCTTGCACTACTGCAAGATCAAGTTGAGCCTTTTGAAGGTGAACTTGCCCAGCAGCTTATTGAAAAAGCGCTGGGTATTAATGATATTAGTGAATTGTTTAGTGATTTTTCGCAAACACCTTTAGCATCAGCCTCGATTGCACAAGTTCACACTGCAACCTTAATTGATGAGCATGGCGCACCACAAGATGTGGTTATTAAGGTCATTCGCCCTAACATTAAAGAGCAAATTGATGCCGACTTAATGCTAATGCAAAAAGTCGCACGCTTGGTTGCTAAGTTATTAAAAGAAGCGAAACGTTTACGCCCTATTGAGGTCGTAAACGAGTACAAAAAAACCTTGCTCGATGAGCTCGACTTAATGCGCGAAGGGGCGAATGCAATTCAGCTACGCCGTAACTTTGAAGACTCAGATTCGCTCTACATTCCTTTTGTTTATAGCGACTACAGCCGCAGTAACGTATTAGTAATGGAGCGCATTTACGGTATTCCGGTATCAGATACCGACGCATTGCTGGCACAAAATACCAATATGCAGCTGCTAGCTGAGCGCGGTGTCGAAGTATTTTTCACACAAGTATTCCGTGATAGTTTCTTCCACGCTGATATGCACCCAGGTAATATCTTCGTTTCTCGCGAAAGCCCTCATAACCCAAAATATATCGGTATTGATTGCGGTATTGTAGGCACCCTTAATCGTGAAGATAAGCGCTATTTAGCAGAAAACTTTATTGCCTTTTTCAATCGTGATTACCGCCAAGTAGCACAGCTACACGTTGATTCTGGCTGGGTACCCGCCGATACCAGCATTGAAGAGTTTGAATTTGCCATTCGTACTGTGTGTGAGCCAATTTTCAATAAACCACTGGCCGAAATCTCGTTTGGCCATGTGTTAGTCAACCTGTTTAATACGGCTCGTCGCTTTAATATGCAAGTTCAACCGCAATTAGTGTTACTGCAAAAGACGCTGTTGTATGTTGAAGGCCTTGGCAGACAACTGTATCCGCAACTTGATTTATGGAAAACCGCTAAACCTTTTCTAGAAGATTGGGTCAAAGAACAAGTTGGTCCGCTTGCAGTAATGAAAAAAATGTATGCGAATTTGCCATTTTGGGCAGAAAAAATGCCTGAATTACCTGATTTAATTTATCAAAACTTAAAGCGTCAACAACAACCTGTACAATTGCCAGCACCGCAATCTGCTAAACCTTTGTTACTTAGCATCTTTGCTGGTAGCTGTTTAATTGTTTCAGGCTTATGCTATTTACAGCATGACTTAGTTGCCAGTGCAATTACCGCAGGCTTAGCTGTAGCAGGCTTTATTGCAGCATGGCGTAGTGCATAA